The following are from one region of the Pseudazoarcus pumilus genome:
- a CDS encoding hydroxyacid dehydrogenase, whose translation MADGQTVLLTNALHPDGQRMLDEAGVHSVLAPDVAADTLRRLALEVDGIIVRAQLPADICEHAPRLKGIVRHGVGLDFIPVEAATAAGVPVANLPGCNTQAVAEYVIAQLLNLRRPLLAVDAKLRSDGWDKARALPLGGGAKAASTSNVDDVLARAEGCWVRERMPAAGFSELGGTVLGILGVGNVGARIARIAQAIGMTVIGVCRDPSEVPPGVEAVSMDDLFARADALVLSCALTPETRGIVNAERIARMKPGAVVINASRGPVVDTAALASALHEGRIAGAALDVYDQHPLEPGHPLFDCPNLLMTPHIAAITTTSMHAMSVGAVGEMLRILSGREPEHLVNPDYRKNRGQA comes from the coding sequence ATGGCTGACGGCCAGACCGTACTGCTCACCAATGCGCTGCACCCGGACGGCCAGCGCATGCTCGACGAGGCCGGCGTGCACAGCGTGCTCGCGCCGGACGTGGCGGCCGACACCTTGCGGCGCCTGGCGCTGGAGGTCGACGGCATCATCGTGCGCGCGCAGTTGCCGGCCGACATCTGCGAACACGCGCCGCGACTCAAGGGCATCGTGCGCCACGGCGTTGGCCTGGACTTCATCCCGGTCGAGGCGGCGACCGCCGCCGGAGTGCCGGTGGCCAACCTGCCCGGCTGCAATACCCAGGCCGTGGCCGAATACGTCATCGCCCAGTTGCTCAACCTGCGCCGCCCCCTGCTTGCGGTGGATGCGAAACTGCGCAGCGATGGCTGGGACAAGGCGCGCGCGCTGCCGCTGGGCGGCGGAGCCAAGGCTGCGAGCACTTCGAACGTCGACGACGTGCTCGCCCGGGCCGAAGGCTGCTGGGTGCGCGAGCGCATGCCGGCCGCGGGTTTTTCGGAACTGGGCGGAACCGTGCTCGGCATTCTCGGCGTGGGCAACGTCGGTGCGCGCATCGCACGCATTGCCCAGGCCATTGGCATGACGGTGATCGGCGTGTGCCGCGACCCGTCCGAGGTCCCCCCGGGGGTCGAGGCCGTCTCGATGGACGACTTGTTCGCCCGCGCCGACGCGCTGGTGCTGTCGTGCGCACTGACGCCGGAGACGCGCGGCATCGTCAACGCCGAGCGCATCGCGCGGATGAAGCCGGGCGCGGTCGTGATCAACGCCTCGCGCGGGCCGGTGGTCGACACCGCCGCGCTGGCGAGCGCCCTGCACGAAGGGCGTATTGCAGGTGCCGCGCTCGACGTCTACGACCAGCATCCGCTCGAGCCGGGCCATCCCCTGTTCGACTGTCCCAACCTGTTGATGACGCCGCACATCGCCGCGATCACCACCACCAGCATGCACGCGATGAGCGTCGGCGCGGTCGGGGAGATGCTGCGCATCCTCTCCGGCCGGGAGCCGGAGCATCTGGTCAATCCCGACTACCGCAAGAACCGAGGTCAGGCATGA
- a CDS encoding mandelate racemase/muconate lactonizing enzyme family protein encodes MKIEKITCHVLSTPIQQPFTSSRGWIYKTRGTCLVEIETDDGIVGWGECYGPSAVAKAFIDTQFAARIKGRDPFDVEVIWEELYNRIKDYGNKGMAIAAISGIDIALWDIIGKACNKPVHKLIGGAFRSEVQAYATGLYFVDMDNLVGEAVEEAEGYVEEGFGAIKMKIGLGSIRKDVERVAAVRRAIGPDVRLMVDANHCFSVPMAIRLGRQLEELDVEWFEEPISPEDIDGYVEVARALDMAVAGGENEFTRWGFRDAIVRKAMDIVQPDVCAAGGLTECKKIAALASAHGVECVPHAWGSVVGVAATVHFLAAMPDQPPSLFPCPPLLEFEQCENPFRDHLGLEPIVQHKGVVQVPTRPGLGVEIDRKVLDKYRVG; translated from the coding sequence ATGAAAATTGAAAAGATCACCTGCCATGTGCTGAGCACGCCCATCCAGCAGCCCTTCACCTCCTCGCGCGGGTGGATCTACAAGACCCGGGGCACCTGCCTGGTGGAGATCGAGACCGATGACGGCATCGTCGGCTGGGGCGAGTGCTACGGGCCTTCGGCGGTGGCGAAGGCCTTCATCGACACCCAGTTCGCCGCGCGCATCAAGGGGCGCGATCCCTTCGACGTCGAGGTGATCTGGGAAGAGCTCTACAACCGCATCAAGGACTACGGCAACAAGGGCATGGCCATCGCGGCGATCAGCGGCATCGACATCGCGCTGTGGGACATCATCGGCAAGGCCTGCAACAAGCCCGTGCACAAGCTCATCGGCGGGGCATTCCGCTCCGAGGTGCAGGCCTACGCGACGGGGCTGTACTTCGTCGACATGGACAACCTCGTCGGCGAGGCCGTCGAGGAAGCCGAGGGCTACGTCGAGGAAGGCTTCGGTGCGATCAAGATGAAGATCGGCCTGGGCTCGATCCGCAAGGACGTCGAACGCGTCGCGGCCGTGCGCCGCGCTATCGGTCCGGACGTGCGCCTGATGGTCGACGCCAACCACTGCTTCTCGGTGCCGATGGCGATCCGCCTCGGACGCCAGCTCGAGGAACTCGACGTCGAGTGGTTCGAAGAGCCGATCTCGCCCGAAGACATCGACGGCTACGTCGAGGTGGCGCGCGCACTCGACATGGCGGTGGCCGGCGGCGAGAACGAATTCACCCGCTGGGGCTTCCGCGACGCGATCGTGCGGAAGGCGATGGATATCGTGCAGCCCGACGTGTGCGCTGCGGGCGGGCTGACCGAATGCAAGAAGATCGCCGCACTGGCCTCGGCGCACGGCGTGGAGTGCGTGCCGCACGCCTGGGGTTCGGTGGTCGGCGTGGCCGCCACCGTGCATTTTCTCGCCGCCATGCCGGACCAGCCGCCCAGCCTCTTTCCGTGCCCGCCGCTGCTCGAGTTCGAGCAGTGCGAGAACCCGTTCCGCGACCACCTCGGCCTGGAACCCATCGTGCAGCACAAGGGCGTGGTGCAGGTTCCGACCCGCCCCGGCCTCGGCGTCGAGATCGACCGCAAGGTGCTCGACAAGTACCGCGTCGGCTAA
- a CDS encoding fumarylacetoacetate hydrolase family protein, with the protein MRFVTFCHDGRERAGVLMGDASAADDRVCDLAAPAMRDALGGLAPDVGAFIAAGLPEVAARIEAHGLREAALLALDEVRLRAPVPRPRRIFALAFNYRDAVRERGMDEPAEPVLFMKHPETVIGPGEPVILPAGVGGVTYESELAVFIGRGGRDIPRETAMEHVVGACVFNDVSASELIRKDRGFERGKNLPTFGPFGPYLATVDELGALHDLAVRLEVDGQTLQEGNTADLIFNIPALVSHLSRGQSLEPGDVIATGTPAGVAAMRSPPAWLRPGATMRASVAGLGTLTNPVIEQGVFHG; encoded by the coding sequence ATGCGATTCGTCACCTTTTGCCACGACGGGCGTGAGCGGGCGGGCGTGCTCATGGGCGACGCGTCCGCTGCGGACGATCGCGTGTGCGATCTCGCCGCGCCGGCCATGCGCGACGCACTCGGCGGCCTCGCGCCCGACGTCGGCGCCTTCATCGCCGCCGGCCTGCCGGAAGTCGCCGCGCGCATCGAGGCGCACGGCCTGCGCGAAGCGGCGCTGCTGGCTCTGGACGAGGTGCGCCTGCGCGCGCCCGTGCCCCGGCCGCGGCGCATCTTCGCGCTGGCCTTCAACTATCGCGATGCAGTGCGCGAGCGCGGCATGGACGAGCCGGCCGAGCCCGTGCTCTTCATGAAGCACCCCGAAACGGTGATCGGCCCTGGCGAGCCGGTGATCCTGCCGGCCGGCGTGGGCGGCGTGACCTACGAGTCGGAGCTGGCGGTGTTCATCGGCCGGGGCGGGCGCGACATTCCGCGGGAAACGGCGATGGAGCACGTCGTCGGCGCCTGCGTGTTCAACGACGTCAGCGCCAGCGAGCTCATCCGCAAGGATCGCGGTTTCGAGCGCGGCAAGAACCTGCCCACCTTCGGCCCGTTCGGCCCCTATCTGGCGACGGTGGACGAACTGGGTGCGCTCCACGACCTCGCAGTGCGTCTCGAAGTGGACGGGCAGACCCTGCAGGAAGGCAACACCGCCGATCTGATCTTCAACATCCCCGCGCTGGTATCGCACCTGTCGCGCGGGCAATCGCTCGAGCCCGGCGACGTCATCGCCACCGGCACGCCGGCCGGCGTCGCAGCCATGCGCTCTCCTCCCGCGTGGCTGCGTCCCGGCGCGACGATGCGCGCCAGCGTCGCCGGGCTCGGCACCCTGACCAATCCGGTCATCGAACAAGGAGTCTTTCATGGCTGA
- a CDS encoding mandelate racemase/muconate lactonizing enzyme family protein — protein sequence MKITGIKAVPLSFKVPEGKSVTLGIGRAVKRDSVLVRIETDEGIVGWGEAHHGRCPGAIAKLIDTTIRELVLGMDALDVAGVWTRVYRMQLASHGMGAAAAMALSGVDIALWDIRGKATGWPLYRLLGGASKPIPAYAGGISLGWQDPAALAEEARTYVAEGYRALKLRVGDTPVRDVARVRAVRAAVGDGVEILVDGNTGCSLDDVRRVMPAYEECGVAWFEEPFPPHDYRNYIDAARLGRVPLAAGENHFTRFDFTRLLEDGAVRFAQPDLSKAGGVTECMRIAAMASAWKVSCNPHTSASAINMAASIHLLAAIDNPGYFEGDVTAYNPFRDDLGTTPYTVDAEGCVQPLDAPGHGVDIDEAFIAAHPLIEGPCYV from the coding sequence ATGAAGATCACCGGCATCAAGGCCGTTCCGCTCTCGTTCAAGGTGCCCGAGGGCAAGAGTGTCACCCTGGGCATCGGCCGGGCCGTCAAGCGCGACTCGGTGCTGGTGCGCATCGAAACCGACGAGGGCATCGTCGGATGGGGCGAGGCGCATCACGGACGTTGCCCGGGCGCCATCGCGAAGCTCATCGACACCACCATCCGAGAACTGGTCCTCGGCATGGACGCGCTCGACGTGGCCGGCGTCTGGACCCGGGTCTACCGCATGCAGCTGGCCAGCCACGGCATGGGAGCGGCTGCCGCGATGGCTCTGTCCGGAGTCGACATCGCGCTGTGGGACATCCGCGGCAAGGCCACCGGCTGGCCACTGTACCGTTTGCTGGGCGGCGCCTCGAAGCCGATCCCGGCCTACGCCGGGGGGATTTCTCTGGGCTGGCAGGATCCGGCTGCGCTGGCCGAGGAGGCCAGGACCTATGTCGCCGAGGGCTATCGCGCGCTCAAGCTGCGCGTGGGCGACACGCCGGTGCGCGATGTGGCGCGTGTGCGTGCGGTGCGCGCCGCGGTCGGCGACGGCGTCGAGATTCTCGTCGACGGCAACACCGGCTGCTCGCTCGACGACGTGCGTCGCGTCATGCCGGCCTACGAGGAGTGTGGTGTGGCCTGGTTCGAAGAGCCGTTTCCGCCGCACGACTACCGCAACTACATCGACGCGGCCCGTCTGGGTCGCGTGCCGCTGGCGGCCGGCGAGAACCACTTCACGCGCTTCGATTTCACGCGCCTGCTCGAGGACGGCGCGGTGCGTTTCGCGCAGCCCGATCTTTCCAAGGCCGGGGGCGTGACCGAATGCATGCGCATCGCCGCGATGGCCTCGGCGTGGAAAGTCTCGTGCAACCCGCACACCTCGGCTTCAGCCATCAACATGGCGGCATCCATCCACCTGCTTGCCGCGATCGACAACCCCGGCTATTTCGAGGGCGACGTGACGGCGTACAACCCGTTCCGGGACGACCTCGGAACCACGCCGTATACGGTCGATGCCGAAGGATGCGTGCAACCGCTCGATGCGCCGGGGCATGGAGTGGACATCGACGAGGCCTTCATTGCGGCGCATCCGCTGATCGAAGGGCCTTGCTACGTGTAA